TTTCAACTCCTTAATCAAAAGAGTTGAAATTTGGCTTCCACCATTTACACAACGCCAAGCCGAATGTATATAAGAGTTAACAGAAAGCGCATGAATGTATAAAGGTGTCTTTTTTGCTTGTCCCACATATAAAAAATTATTCCCCACTAAAACGGCTTTCAATCGCTCGTTTGTAAACACAGAATCAATGTAATCTTTGGCATTAATTGCCAAGAAATCTTCATCGTCAGCAAACGCAGCAGTGGCTAAATTATACATCGGAAAAGCAGCACAAATCTCTTCTAACTTTCTACTGTATTCGATTAAATTTTCGCGTTCTTCTGGAAAAAAGACAGACAATTGATCGACAAAATTTTGATAAGTTTGTGCTATTGGATAGACGTTTTTATCATCATCAAAAGAAATCATATCAAAACCATCTTTGTTCAATTGCTTCAACTTTAGCTTGTCGGCTATATTTAGATATTTGAAATAATTATATAAGTTTTCACCTTTGGCTAAACCTCCAATATAATGAACACCCGTATCAAAAATTGTTTTATTCCGAACAAAAGTTTGCAAATTTCCACCAAACTGATTATTCTTTTCAAGCACCACCACTTTCTTTCCTTCCTTTGCCAAAATAAGAGCAGAAACAAGTCCACCCAAACCGCTTCCTATCACGACAATATCGTAATGAGGTTTCGATTTATTTTGTGTAAACGATGTATTCATTTGTTTCTGTTTGTTGAATAAATTCAGTAAATAATGATTGATTGATGTTTCTATTTTTTAGAACAACAATTTTATTAAATTGATTGATTGTTTCTTGGTTAATTTCTTCAATTTCTGTCGAAATCAAAAGAGTTGTATATTCTTCATTAACGCTGAAGTTTGGTGAATATTCTAATGAGCGGATTTTTGTAATGTAATTTGTCGCAGCAATTGATCTTTTATCTTCACTTTTTATAAACGAAATAATTTTACGACTTGCTTGCTGCATTAACAATAAGAAATCAATCTGTCCATAGTCATTAGCAAAATGAACGATTTTTTCGTTCGAACCAAATACATCATTCAATTGATGATAAACCGATTTATACTGTTTAAAATCTTGTTTTACTGCATGTACAACTTCAAATTCTTTATACAAAAAACTTAAAAACAATTTTTGTTTCCAGTAATTTTCATCTTCATATCTATTTCGAATTTCTTGAAATTTTGCTTTATAAGCTCTACTGATTTTTTTTGTACGTTCAGAATAATTTAATCCATAAGTTTCATCATTCCAAGCAATTCTATCTCCAATTATTGAATAGATATGTCCATCCGAAATTAAGAAGTCGCCTTTTGGAATAATCTCTGAATTTCCATGAATATACATTGGTAAAATATCTAATTTCAATTTCTCTGCTAAATAAAATGCTCCTTTATGAAAACGGTTGATATTATTTGTAAAAGAACGCGTTCCTTCAGGGAAAATCATCAACGAAAAATCATGACCAATACGATTTTTGATTGCTTCAATATTATCTTCAACACCATTAGAAACTGGATAAAAACCAGCCATTTTAACTGCACGTCCAAAAATTGGCGATTTATACACCCAATCGTTTACTAAAAAAACAATTTTAGGTGTACACATTCCAATAGCTAACGTATCTAAGAAAGAAGTATGATTGGCAATAATAATCGACTGCTTCTTAAAATTTTCATGATTAGGATTGATTATTCGTTTAACAACCGTTGGTTTCAACATCAATACAGATTTCATAAAAGTTGCCATTCCCCATCCAAAAAGTTGGTACTTTTTCTCTTTCAAAATTGGTAAAATAAGCATCAAAAAACGAAGTATTAAAGAAGTCAACGTTCCAAATAATCCAAAATATAAAAAGAAAATTCCACTCTGAATTGCCAACCATAAAGTCATCGGACTTTTTCCTTTTTTGGAACGATTGGCTATAAAAAATCGAAATAAAATTGGATAAAAAATAAATGTAATCACCAATGCTGCAAGCACTCCAACCAACGAAACTGACGCAATAGATTTTAGAGCAGGGTGTTTTGCAAAGATAAGCGCACCAATCGCTAAAACTGTCGTAATAACGGCTAATAAAATTGATGTTCGGTAAGTCGGCATTTCATCTTTACCAATCGTGTATTCTTTTTGTAAAGCACTTGTCATAAAAATACTAAAATCAACTCCATGACCAAAAACCAACGTGCAAACAATACTGCTAAAAATATTAAATTTGATATCAAAAAGTCCCATTAAACCTGCAGTAACCAAACCTGATAACGCGATAGGAATCGCACTAATAATAACCAACTCAATACGTCGGAAAAAATACCATAAAATCAATAAAACAGCTAAAAACGAATAATTAACTAAATTATTAAAGTCATTGACTAAATTACCTAAAAAGTTTTCGTTTAGTAACTTTCGGTCAATTACAATTGTTTCGTTATGATGAAATTGATTCACAAATTTCTCTCTATTCTCTTCCTTTAATTTGACTAAAGTTGAGATGGTATAAAATCCATTTTTTTCGGAAACAAATTCTTCAAAAAGTGATGGATTGAACGCGCGATAATCCTCTAATTTTAATGGTTGATAGGATTTATCAAAAATCGAGAAAAATTGATCGTAAATACTTTGTTTAAAACCATATTTTTTTCCTTCGTTGACAAACTCATTCTTTACAAAATTTATCTTTTCAGCAGACCAGAAATTATTCCAATTCTTTATTTTTTCTACTTGTTCAGCAGCTGGTAAAACCAATGATTGAATCGAATTAAAACTTAATATTTCATCTGCATTGACTGCTTTTGATAGTTGAGTTGTTAACGCGCTATTTTTAGTTAAAACTTCATTTATATCCGTTCCATAATTAACGACATACAATGATTTTGAAATGGTATTAGAAGACGTTTCTAATTTTTGTTCAGCAATTTTTTGATCTGTTGGAATGTAATTCAATTTTGATAAATCCTTATCAAATTTAACTTTACTGAACGTAAAACAACTTACAATAATCAGCAGTATACAAGCTACAATCAAAAATTTATTATGATGAAATGAGAATAATGCTAACTTCTCTATAATGGTAGAATTATTTTCGACCGAATTTTGCTTTGGGTGATACAAATGTGGAATAATCAACAATGAAAAAACACCAGAAACAATAACCGTTATTCCAGCAAAAATTCCTAAATCTTTTAACACATCTGATTTCACAAAAAGTAAACACAAAAAAGCAATCGCTGTTGTTGTACAGCTCATGATTAGCGGTTTGGTAATCTCTTTAAAAAGTATTTTAGAATCGCTATTGTGTTTGTAATGCGTCATGATATGCAACGAATAATCAATCGTTATTCCGAGTAAAACCGCACCAATACTTAATGAAATTGCAGAAATTGTACCTTGAATGAAATACAACATTGCCAAGGCAAAGAAAAAACCAAAAACAGAAGGTATAAAAATGATAATTGGAATGTAAAGCTTACGATAAAACACCATCAAAATTACCATTAATGTCGTCATCGATATCAATACAGTTGTGATAATATCTTGCTTGATTTGCTTGGCATTTGCAACAGCAATAAAACTTGAACCAAAAAAACTTAATGTTGATTTCCCGCTATATTTTGGATTTAAATGCTGTTTTATTTCCTCTAATCGATTGACAAAATCAGTATTATGTTCTGTTTCACTTCCAGAAAATGTTGGATTGATAAAGAGCAATAATTTCGAATGATCTTTCGTAACAATAAACCCTTTATACACCTCAAAATCGCTCGTTAAATTTTTATCTTTCAACCGATTTAACGCAACAAAAGTTAAACCAAGAGGGTCTTTCAACATAAATTCTTTTGAAACTATTCCCGTTGGTGTAATTAGACTTTTGTAATTCTGTTCAACAATCGATTCAATAGAATCTTTCGTCAGTTTTAGAGTTAACTTATCATAATCTTCTTTCTCTAAAAAAAGCGGTAAATTCTGATGTACAAAATCAAATGTCGAAGCAAAATTATCTAAATCATATTGACCTTGAACATCATTGTAATACTCTTTGAGCGGTTGAATACTATCCAAAAAATCTGTTGCTTGAGCAGTCATATCATCTAATGTTCCAGCCTTTTCTTTTTCGATAATAACAGCAACTTTATCTGTGAATTTTAATTGAGAAATAACTTTTGTAATGGCATCATTCTTCTCATCTTTTGGAATAATTCGCGTTATATCTTCCTCAAATTTTAATCGATTCGCAAAAAATAAACAACACGCCAAAAAAAGAATAAAAAGTAAACTGCTCAACCATTTATTCCCTTTGATATGTAAAAATATAGTGTAGAAATATTTATGCATTCTTAATGGTCTTTTGACTGAAATAAGTTAATAAAAAATAACTTGAAATTCCACTTACAACACTACAGAATGTTGCTAAAACTAAGCTCCCAATTACATATCGAAGTAAATTTTTCTTAATCGTTTCGAACGAAACCAAACTTAAATCTAAATGAAAATTATCTTGTAAAATGAACCCTCCAGTAACTAAAGATAGGTAGATGATGATTGGGATCATTGGCGGAATACTAATGTTAGAACAGAAGAAACTGATCACTTTATTCAACCGAAACATAGAGGCTAAAAAAATAGATAAAAAGGTTTGAAAACCCCAAAAAGGAGCAATACCAAGAAAAACACCCAAAGAAATTGATAGCGCTTTTACTTTATTGTTATCGTTACTTCCTAAAATATCTTCTTTAATGAATGTTCGTAAGTTTTTTTTTTGAAACTGAACAGAAAATTTCGAGGTTTAATGTAGAAAATAGTCAAGAATACGAGAAATGTATTCAAGATGCTAATTCGTGTAAAATCTTTGAATGGACGGAAATGTGAAACGCGTTCATTTGGATCGTACAAAATGTCAATCGGAATGTTAATTACTTCAATTCCTTTCCAAGCTGTACGTACAATCACCTCAATTTCAAATTCAAATTTAGTTGTCCAAAATCTTTTTGGAATAAATTTTAATGGATACAAACGATAACCAGATTGAGTGTCATTCAATTTAATTCCTGTTTCGAACCAAAACCAAAAATTAGAAAATTTATTGCCAAAACTACTTTTTTTCGGAATCCCATCTTGTTCCATTTGGCGACTTCCGATAATTAAAACTGGTTTATTGCGTTGTTCTAATTCTTCTATAAAATTTGGAATATCATGTGGAAAATGTTGCCCATCAGAATCGATTGTCAAAGCATAGTGATACCCATTATTTACGGCTTCCTTAAAACCAACTCGCAAAGCATTTCCTTTCCCTTTGTTTTGTGCTATTTTAACCACAACAAATTGACTTTCGTATTCGTTTAAAATAGCATCTGTAGCGTCTGTAGAACCATCATTAACAATAATAATCTGATTGGTGTAGTCCAAAACTCCATCAATCACACGTTTCAACGTTTTATGATTGTTGTAAGTCGGTATAAGTACACAAACTTTTAGTTCATCTATTTTATGTCGAATATTCGAAAAATCCATGCGCTTAATGAAATGTTTTCTGCTGTTGTATTGTAAAAGTATTGTAATTTTTGGCGTATGACTTAATCAATGCTTGAACTTCTTTAGGTGCCGATTTATAATTATCGATAATAAATGTTTTATCTTCTTGAATATTTTGATTGTATTTAATAAACTTTGGAATATTTTCTTGAATGATTAATCGAATCAGACGATTTTCCACATCTTTTGAATCCTTTTTGATCGAATTATTAATCAAAGTAGCGCCTTCTGTAAAAAATTGTTTTTTTATTTCCTTATCTTTTATCGTTCTTGCTTTTAATATTTTAGAAGCTCCTTTGTACGCAATAATTGTCTGATTTTCACCAGAATAATTATTTAATTTATTGTATAAAATAGTCACATTTTTAGATGATTTCGAAGCGTTTTCAAAATCCGTCCTTAATTCGGATAATGTTAATCCAAAAAAGAATAAAACCGAAAATAATAACGATAATATGATTTTCATTAATCCAAAACTTTATAAATTGCACTAAATTTTAAGGCATTTGTTGCTTCAAAAAAAGAAGTATTTTTAACTTTTACTTCATCATTTTCGCAAACAACATTCAAATTTAATTCCAAAATTGGATTCACAAATGGATTTATGGTTGCCATAAATTTGACATTCGAAACTTTAGACAAAAACAGATTTTTAGCAACAAAACCTTCTGTTATTTCTTTTATAATTTGCATCATGCAAACGCCTGGAGTAATTGGATTATTTGGAAAATGACCTTCAAAAACTTCATGATTTGGATTCAGTTCAATTTGGACTTTAAAATTTACATCATCTATTTTCTCCGAATTTTTGATGGTATATAGATTAGGAATAAGCATTTGTAACTGTTTTGATTTACAAATATAATCTAAAAAATATTGTAATTTAAGTTTGTTTAATCTTCCTCTAATTGTGTATTTACTTTTGACAATTCGATACTTAAGTTAAAGTGATTGTGTTTGATTAAAATCTTTTCTGGATAATCTGTTTGATTAGTCGTAAAACAATTGAATGTCTTTATTTTATTGTTCTTTAGATGAATTAATTCTTGAAAATAATTTGATTCATTTTCATCGAATACTAAACTTACTTCTTTCGATTTTAAAACAACAAAATCTGCTGTTTTAATAGATTCATCTACTTTGAAATCGTTTTTAAAAAGCATTTGTAAATCATTTGCAAGTGTTTTCACAACTACTTTTTTATTCAAATCTGGCATGGCATAATTCAAGTTGTAATTATATTCCGAAATAGATAAATCAAATAATGTATTTCCAAAATCAGACATCATTACTACTCGATGCGAATCATAACCGAGCTTTTTTACTACAAAATTACCTTTCATTTCATTTTTCATAAACGTAATCTTAAAACGGTAACTGTATTCTTTGTTAATTTGACTAAAATAAGGATTAAGAAATTCCTTTTCAACCTTTTGTTTATCTTGTATATCGGCTATTTTATATGT
This portion of the Empedobacter stercoris genome encodes:
- a CDS encoding MMPL family transporter, which gives rise to MHKYFYTIFLHIKGNKWLSSLLFILFLACCLFFANRLKFEEDITRIIPKDEKNDAITKVISQLKFTDKVAVIIEKEKAGTLDDMTAQATDFLDSIQPLKEYYNDVQGQYDLDNFASTFDFVHQNLPLFLEKEDYDKLTLKLTKDSIESIVEQNYKSLITPTGIVSKEFMLKDPLGLTFVALNRLKDKNLTSDFEVYKGFIVTKDHSKLLLFINPTFSGSETEHNTDFVNRLEEIKQHLNPKYSGKSTLSFFGSSFIAVANAKQIKQDIITTVLISMTTLMVILMVFYRKLYIPIIIFIPSVFGFFFALAMLYFIQGTISAISLSIGAVLLGITIDYSLHIMTHYKHNSDSKILFKEITKPLIMSCTTTAIAFLCLLFVKSDVLKDLGIFAGITVIVSGVFSLLIIPHLYHPKQNSVENNSTIIEKLALFSFHHNKFLIVACILLIIVSCFTFSKVKFDKDLSKLNYIPTDQKIAEQKLETSSNTISKSLYVVNYGTDINEVLTKNSALTTQLSKAVNADEILSFNSIQSLVLPAAEQVEKIKNWNNFWSAEKINFVKNEFVNEGKKYGFKQSIYDQFFSIFDKSYQPLKLEDYRAFNPSLFEEFVSEKNGFYTISTLVKLKEENREKFVNQFHHNETIVIDRKLLNENFLGNLVNDFNNLVNYSFLAVLLILWYFFRRIELVIISAIPIALSGLVTAGLMGLFDIKFNIFSSIVCTLVFGHGVDFSIFMTSALQKEYTIGKDEMPTYRTSILLAVITTVLAIGALIFAKHPALKSIASVSLVGVLAALVITFIFYPILFRFFIANRSKKGKSPMTLWLAIQSGIFFLYFGLFGTLTSLILRFLMLILPILKEKKYQLFGWGMATFMKSVLMLKPTVVKRIINPNHENFKKQSIIIANHTSFLDTLAIGMCTPKIVFLVNDWVYKSPIFGRAVKMAGFYPVSNGVEDNIEAIKNRIGHDFSLMIFPEGTRSFTNNINRFHKGAFYLAEKLKLDILPMYIHGNSEIIPKGDFLISDGHIYSIIGDRIAWNDETYGLNYSERTKKISRAYKAKFQEIRNRYEDENYWKQKLFLSFLYKEFEVVHAVKQDFKQYKSVYHQLNDVFGSNEKIVHFANDYGQIDFLLLMQQASRKIISFIKSEDKRSIAATNYITKIRSLEYSPNFSVNEEYTTLLISTEIEEINQETINQFNKIVVLKNRNINQSLFTEFIQQTETNEYIVYTK
- a CDS encoding 3-hydroxyacyl-ACP dehydratase, yielding MLIPNLYTIKNSEKIDDVNFKVQIELNPNHEVFEGHFPNNPITPGVCMMQIIKEITEGFVAKNLFLSKVSNVKFMATINPFVNPILELNLNVVCENDEVKVKNTSFFEATNALKFSAIYKVLD